One Impatiens glandulifera unplaced genomic scaffold, dImpGla2.1, whole genome shotgun sequence DNA window includes the following coding sequences:
- the LOC124918386 gene encoding cell division cycle-associated protein 7-like, with the protein MIPRMGKPVTSAVRRRWTLWHLVKITKKEKQCTIKYCHKCLLNRYGEKAEEVAVLEDWFCPKCKGICNCSFCRKKLGQQPTGILSYTAKSTGFASVSEMLLVKGPDVQSAKKSTHDNPMKKGRKTLVKILI; encoded by the exons ATGATTCCCAGAATGGGAAAACCTGTCACCAG TGCCGTCAGAAGACGATGGACATTATGGCACCTTGTAAAAATCacaaaaaaggaaaaacaatgCACTATCAAATACTGCCATAAGTGCTTGCTGAACAG ATATGGTGAGAAAGCAGAGGAAGTGGCAGTTTTGGAGGATTGGTTTTGTCCAAAGTGCAAAGGCATTTGTAATTGCAGTTTTTGCAG GAAGAAATTGGGGCAACAACCTACTGGTATACTTTCATATACTGCAAAGTCTACAGGTTTTGCATCTGTTTCCGAGATGCTTCTTGTTAAAGGTCCCGATGTTCAATCAGCAAAG AAATCTACCCATGACAATCCGATGAAAAAGGGAAGGAAAACCTTAGTGAAAATTCTGATATGA